One genomic region from Longimicrobium sp. encodes:
- a CDS encoding RHS repeat-associated core domain-containing protein, protein MPSISRPSLLFRSVLALASIVALVGMVPQRARAQCPFTDPNCTGSGTAPTVSIDPAGGAVSSSSVPVTVYWSSSGAGLNASSRRIVVNGDTVTTSFTYEGIDTDNAVSQGTVSLTGSASVTVSARICDLQSRCSSWTSATYSYRPSPQVLGTGQVTRSRGEAQMENFRIVNRSTFVTETYTLESVCDGTTSCSPSTARVTVAAGDTAIVGVSYRLGTGSLETVGLVATETLAGGRGSSNTIVVATTAAPPPGAVGDRADLTLVERSMCVTVSAGPGAAYECGDLRLVAPLPGTRVLNRARTPALIYNSQHAKPYPIVAAHLLRDLSMPRPDSLEAKLAINGTTIATRHWAGFPAGDSARVALGFDASGTAYPTGAYAYHFEVRAFYAGGASGLIYTRDGKLAIVNRGLSDFGNGWWLAGLEQLLPVSAQEKLWVGGDGSTRLYTLASDGVSWLGPAFDRPDTIRASAGELVRTLPGGAKIYYDANGRHLRTVNPLGHTTAFRYTGSQLARIVIPLSGDSVAYTFNYSGGSPSAAAGMLAEVVAPGARGLADSARVVRLETVGREVTRIYEPQYRGNAPFGSALNTAKPHVLYTTTGGRITARTNPLGVPNLFRFDAAGLLAGTALPLAPGDSIRLAFRPAESQGITGPVAPSAVYTLLDGPRTDVGDTVRYVLDRWGAPVRVVDALGFATQIRRGNAGLPALATSVVYANGREVTATYDARGNLTGTTDWSHVAPGGRYAASAYAYDARWDQVTRSTSAEGRTTATAYDSLGRPRWTRIGPDTARRVTFQYRPGTGTAPSMVASVTQPAAGSNPAAVESYDYDAQGNLSLVVSPLGVRTETLSDAAGRPVRVRQQIDLPPATPVYQSDSTIYDELGRVARTESIGPAIAASRVGRPASPAQRLVAVNTYDSASRLRTVSRISAPDEASIDTVTTRFEYDAAGRKIAEIAPDTTPASLLDNPVDSTFYDAAGNVVRTRNRLGEVVTMQYDTLNRLRRRFVPAVTRTGTTAQILSSPTWYFPLFRDNGTGALETANTTAALSFVLRGDTAVFTYDEMGNLRSAVNQDASVTRTWFPYGLMQGETQRIRTYVGTDTTTHAYPLQYAYDLEGRRVSLTLPTNLAPSTSQTTQTYAWDGGTGELLDIADVLGTHYQYAYDTRGRITTFTRNGVQERYSYDNGGRMTTRYEEHLATHQVLHNDVMSYDGRGKLATVLDLATPSFPDTVQNEYSGLGALAGTYRMRQTIAVSDERFHNDALGNRYAAVQRSQEGFKYTEPPNTSASRYERYTGRMRVTLGPATTDTSTYDRAGNRTFVLRQQTTTTPYDANCNASSCPSSVEATLIDETVQFYGAEGRLRIADRRACLKFSGNANQCDTSRLPLGNQRSSFEEYRYDALGRRVLVRSRQAYLCQINCQNLVRRTVWDGDQVLAEIQAPAATGTAASTMENDQFRPSVNANSVVIPSGLRDTADVAPTDTVPQAQTYGGFHFGRVVYTHGPGIDAPLSLVRIAYSDSIPAPQLVVLHNDWRGEYDIGSYAFGSLAKPCVRITRSSQFQTIVPGGQASDWPKAPSPQNTSWYHCVEVEWPAPHVFITRETRNRSLNGPNAWVGTLIDGMRDNSGQMYMRNRYYDPASGRFTQEDPIGLAGGLNVYGFAEGDPVSYDDPYGLKVCLRGSAAEVRYLRNILSTTVGAFLSLDRQNCISFIGASRRSSLRGLRDRLAFMNSRTQVYSVRFMFTEDTTLKNGCINAESHFCPPDLTTVIDQSDSGRHFNAKFFGCKVSMVGPQVTESSTSIAAHELLGHAWAHAAQLDPFDERIAHSAENVFRRAFGLTQRCGG, encoded by the coding sequence ATGCCCTCCATCTCCCGCCCTTCCCTCCTGTTCCGCAGCGTCCTGGCGCTCGCCTCGATCGTCGCGCTGGTGGGGATGGTGCCGCAGCGGGCGCGCGCGCAGTGCCCGTTCACCGACCCCAACTGCACCGGCAGCGGCACGGCGCCCACGGTGTCGATCGACCCCGCCGGCGGCGCGGTGAGCTCGTCGAGCGTCCCGGTGACGGTCTACTGGAGCTCGTCGGGGGCGGGGCTGAACGCCTCGTCGCGCCGGATCGTCGTCAACGGCGACACCGTCACCACCTCGTTCACCTACGAGGGGATCGACACCGACAACGCCGTCTCGCAGGGCACCGTCTCACTGACCGGGAGCGCGTCGGTGACGGTGTCGGCGCGCATCTGCGACCTGCAGTCCCGCTGCTCGTCGTGGACCTCGGCCACGTACAGCTACCGCCCCTCGCCGCAGGTGCTGGGCACCGGGCAGGTTACCCGCTCGAGGGGCGAGGCGCAGATGGAGAACTTCCGCATCGTGAACCGGAGCACCTTCGTCACCGAGACGTATACGCTGGAATCGGTGTGCGACGGCACGACGTCGTGCTCGCCCAGCACGGCGCGGGTGACGGTGGCCGCCGGCGACACCGCGATCGTCGGCGTGAGCTATCGGCTCGGGACTGGGAGCCTGGAGACGGTCGGCCTGGTGGCCACCGAGACGCTGGCGGGCGGGCGCGGCTCGTCGAACACCATCGTGGTGGCCACCACCGCCGCGCCGCCGCCAGGCGCCGTGGGCGACCGCGCCGACCTGACGCTGGTGGAGCGGTCGATGTGCGTCACCGTGTCCGCGGGCCCGGGCGCGGCGTACGAGTGCGGCGACCTGCGCCTGGTGGCGCCGCTGCCGGGAACGCGCGTGCTGAACCGGGCGCGCACGCCGGCGCTGATCTACAACAGCCAGCACGCGAAGCCGTATCCCATCGTCGCCGCGCACCTGCTGCGCGACCTGTCGATGCCGCGCCCCGACTCGCTCGAGGCGAAGCTGGCGATCAACGGTACCACCATCGCCACCCGGCACTGGGCGGGCTTCCCCGCGGGCGACTCGGCGCGAGTGGCGCTGGGGTTCGACGCCTCGGGGACGGCGTATCCCACCGGCGCGTACGCCTACCACTTCGAGGTGCGCGCCTTCTACGCCGGCGGCGCCAGCGGCCTCATCTACACGCGCGACGGCAAGCTGGCGATCGTGAACCGCGGCCTGAGCGACTTCGGCAACGGGTGGTGGCTGGCGGGGCTGGAGCAGCTGCTGCCGGTGAGCGCGCAGGAGAAGCTGTGGGTGGGCGGCGACGGGAGCACGCGCCTGTACACGCTGGCCTCCGACGGCGTCTCGTGGCTCGGCCCGGCGTTCGACCGCCCCGATACCATCCGCGCGTCCGCCGGCGAGCTGGTGCGCACCCTTCCCGGCGGCGCGAAGATCTACTACGACGCGAACGGCCGCCACCTGCGCACGGTGAACCCGCTGGGCCACACCACCGCGTTCCGCTACACAGGGAGCCAGCTCGCGCGGATCGTCATTCCCCTGTCGGGCGACAGCGTGGCGTACACCTTCAACTACAGCGGCGGATCGCCCTCCGCGGCGGCGGGGATGCTGGCCGAGGTGGTGGCGCCGGGCGCGCGCGGGCTGGCCGACTCGGCGCGCGTCGTCCGCCTGGAGACGGTGGGCCGCGAGGTGACGCGCATCTACGAGCCGCAGTACCGGGGGAACGCGCCGTTCGGGAGCGCGCTGAACACCGCGAAGCCGCACGTGCTCTACACCACCACCGGCGGACGCATCACCGCGCGCACCAACCCGCTGGGCGTGCCGAACCTCTTCCGCTTCGACGCCGCGGGGCTGCTCGCCGGCACCGCGCTGCCGCTGGCGCCGGGCGATTCCATCAGGCTCGCCTTCCGCCCCGCCGAGTCGCAGGGGATCACGGGACCGGTGGCGCCCTCCGCCGTCTACACGCTACTGGACGGCCCGCGCACGGACGTGGGAGATACGGTCCGGTACGTGCTCGACCGCTGGGGCGCGCCCGTGCGCGTGGTCGATGCGCTGGGGTTCGCGACGCAGATCCGCCGCGGCAATGCCGGCCTCCCCGCCCTGGCGACCTCCGTCGTCTACGCGAACGGCCGCGAGGTGACGGCCACCTACGACGCGCGCGGCAACCTCACCGGCACCACCGACTGGTCGCACGTGGCCCCCGGCGGCCGCTACGCGGCGAGCGCCTACGCCTACGACGCGCGGTGGGACCAGGTCACGCGCAGCACCAGCGCCGAGGGTCGGACGACGGCGACCGCGTACGACAGCCTGGGCCGCCCGCGATGGACGCGGATCGGGCCCGACACCGCGCGGCGGGTGACCTTCCAGTACCGCCCGGGAACGGGCACCGCGCCGTCGATGGTGGCGTCCGTCACCCAGCCGGCGGCGGGCTCCAATCCGGCGGCGGTGGAATCGTACGACTACGACGCGCAGGGGAACCTGAGCCTCGTCGTCTCCCCGCTCGGCGTGCGCACGGAGACGCTGTCCGACGCGGCCGGGCGGCCGGTGCGCGTGCGGCAGCAGATCGACCTCCCGCCCGCCACGCCCGTCTACCAGAGCGATTCGACCATCTACGACGAGCTCGGCCGCGTCGCGCGCACCGAGAGCATCGGCCCGGCCATCGCGGCCTCGCGCGTCGGGCGTCCAGCCTCGCCCGCGCAGCGGCTGGTGGCGGTCAACACCTACGATTCGGCCAGCCGGCTGCGCACCGTATCCCGTATCTCCGCGCCCGACGAGGCCTCGATCGACACCGTCACCACGCGGTTCGAGTACGACGCCGCCGGCCGCAAGATCGCCGAGATCGCGCCCGACACCACGCCGGCAAGCCTGCTCGACAACCCGGTGGACTCCACCTTCTACGACGCCGCGGGGAACGTCGTCCGCACCCGCAACCGGCTGGGCGAGGTGGTGACGATGCAGTACGATACGCTGAACCGCCTGCGCCGCCGCTTCGTCCCCGCGGTCACGCGCACGGGGACGACGGCGCAGATCCTGTCATCGCCCACGTGGTACTTCCCCCTGTTCCGCGACAACGGGACGGGGGCGCTGGAGACGGCGAACACGACCGCGGCGCTCTCCTTCGTCCTGCGTGGCGACACCGCGGTGTTCACCTACGACGAGATGGGGAACCTGCGCTCGGCGGTGAACCAGGACGCGTCCGTCACCCGCACCTGGTTCCCATACGGGCTGATGCAGGGCGAGACGCAGCGCATCCGTACCTACGTGGGAACCGACACGACCACGCACGCGTATCCCCTGCAGTACGCGTACGACCTGGAGGGGCGGCGCGTCTCCCTGACGCTGCCGACGAATCTCGCCCCGTCCACGTCGCAGACCACGCAGACTTACGCGTGGGACGGCGGCACCGGCGAGCTCCTCGACATCGCCGACGTGCTGGGGACGCACTACCAGTACGCGTATGACACGCGCGGCCGCATCACCACCTTCACCCGCAACGGCGTGCAGGAGCGCTACAGCTACGACAACGGCGGGCGGATGACCACCCGCTACGAGGAGCACCTGGCCACGCACCAGGTGCTGCACAACGACGTGATGAGCTACGACGGGCGGGGGAAGCTGGCCACGGTGCTCGACCTGGCGACGCCGTCGTTCCCCGACACGGTGCAGAACGAGTACAGCGGCCTGGGCGCGCTGGCCGGCACCTACCGCATGCGCCAGACGATCGCGGTGAGCGACGAGCGCTTCCACAACGACGCGCTGGGGAACCGCTATGCCGCCGTGCAGCGCAGCCAGGAGGGCTTCAAGTACACCGAGCCGCCGAACACCAGCGCCAGCCGGTACGAGCGTTACACCGGCCGCATGCGCGTCACCCTCGGCCCGGCGACCACCGACACGTCCACGTACGACCGCGCGGGAAACCGCACCTTCGTCCTCCGTCAGCAAACCACCACTACGCCGTACGATGCCAACTGCAACGCGAGCTCGTGCCCGAGCAGCGTGGAGGCCACGCTCATCGACGAGACGGTGCAGTTCTACGGCGCCGAGGGGCGGCTGCGGATCGCGGACCGGCGGGCGTGCCTGAAGTTCAGCGGCAACGCGAACCAGTGCGACACCAGCCGGCTGCCGCTGGGCAACCAGCGCTCGTCGTTCGAGGAATACCGCTACGACGCGCTGGGCCGGCGGGTGCTGGTCCGCTCGCGCCAGGCGTACCTCTGCCAGATCAACTGCCAGAACCTCGTCCGCCGCACCGTGTGGGACGGAGATCAGGTGCTCGCCGAGATCCAGGCGCCGGCAGCCACGGGTACGGCCGCATCGACCATGGAGAACGACCAGTTCCGGCCGAGCGTCAATGCCAACTCGGTGGTGATTCCGTCCGGCCTGCGCGACACCGCCGACGTGGCGCCGACGGACACGGTGCCGCAGGCGCAGACGTACGGCGGCTTCCACTTCGGCCGCGTCGTCTACACGCATGGTCCGGGGATCGATGCGCCGCTCTCGCTGGTACGAATCGCGTATAGCGACTCCATCCCCGCACCGCAGCTGGTGGTGCTGCACAACGACTGGCGCGGTGAGTACGACATCGGCAGTTATGCGTTCGGCTCGCTGGCCAAGCCGTGCGTGCGCATCACCCGCAGCTCGCAGTTCCAGACGATCGTGCCGGGCGGACAGGCCTCCGACTGGCCCAAGGCACCCAGCCCGCAGAACACGAGCTGGTACCACTGCGTGGAGGTGGAGTGGCCCGCCCCGCACGTGTTCATCACGCGCGAGACCAGGAACCGCAGCCTGAACGGCCCCAACGCCTGGGTCGGCACGCTGATCGACGGCATGCGCGACAACAGCGGCCAGATGTACATGCGCAACCGCTACTACGATCCCGCCAGCGGGCGCTTCACGCAGGAGGATCCGATCGGGCTCGCGGGCGGGCTGAACGTGTACGGGTTCGCGGAGGGGGATCCGGTGAGCTATGATGATCCGTATGGACTAAAGGTGTGCCTCAGGGGCTCGGCCGCAGAAGTGCGGTATCTCCGCAACATTCTCTCGACCACGGTAGGAGCCTTCCTATCTCTCGACAGGCAAAACTGCATTTCGTTCATCGGAGCATCGAGACGTTCATCACTACGTGGCCTACGGGATCGGCTCGCATTCATGAATTCCCGCACCCAGGTCTATTCTGTTCGATTCATGTTCACGGAAGATACCACGCTCAAAAACGGGTGTATAAACGCAGAATCACACTTCTGTCCACCTGACCTTACAACGGTGATCGACCAGTCGGACTCCGGACGACATTTCAATGCAAAATTCTTCGGTTGCAAAGTATCGATGGTGGGGCCGCAAGTCACGGAATCGAGCACTTCGATTGCTGCACATGAACTTCTTGGCCACGCTTGGGCACACGCTGCCCAATTGGACCCATTCGACGAGCGGATCGCCCACAGCGCGGAAAACGTCTTTCGACGCGCTTTTGGGTTGACACAGCGATGCGGAGGCTGA